One part of the Streptomyces sp. NBC_01485 genome encodes these proteins:
- a CDS encoding toxin-antitoxin system HicB family antitoxin produces MTVTTMTLRLPEDLAPSIKAAASEAGLSVNAYVVRAARRAAVLDGARQLAELGLGDDLAGEGDAL; encoded by the coding sequence ATGACTGTGACCACGATGACTCTGCGACTCCCTGAGGATCTCGCCCCCTCGATCAAGGCAGCCGCCTCGGAGGCCGGCCTGAGCGTGAATGCGTACGTGGTGCGCGCCGCGCGCCGTGCCGCTGTTCTCGACGGCGCGCGGCAGCTCGCCGAACTCGGCCTCGGCGACGACCTGGCGGGCGAGGGCGACGCCCTGTGA